atttttaaaaaaaaaataaagcatttatttttattattatatttattaaatattttattttataattataaaacagTTATCATCGTTACTTAATCAATTCCTTCGATCAATAGTTACATAAGTAATTTATTAATAGATTATGTATTTTAATTGGGCCTTCTAAGCAAAACTTCTGGCTTTATTAGTGCTTATAAGTAAactcataaaatttaatttttttttaattattttactttttaataCGTCTATAATTAttgagtttaaatttaattacagtaaaaataaaagaaaataattattaaaacacTGATAAATAAAGTGTAAATATATGAATTGTATTTAGTTGAATAGAttctttaaaatataaaaaattaaaatttattcaattattgaCTTCTTAGAAAATTAAAAGCAGACGcgttgaaggaaaaaaaaaacattcaAACCAGCGAAGCTTCGCATTCACAAGTCTCAGACGCGTTCCTTAATTTCCTTGTATTCTTTTCTTCGTCATTTCATATCTTCTGTCCTTTGTATATAAAACTATAACATCTTTTCTTCAATGTCATTCCAGAAAACAGCATCTTCATCTCTCTCCTCAATTCCTAATGTTTTCTCGCACAATCTTTtatgttttcttcttcttcttcttgatcTTTCCCAGTGATGCTATTCGATCTTTTCACAGTAAATCTACCAGTGATTTCAATGAGAGAAAGATTGATCAGTTTGATTTTTCTCTGCAATTCTTGGAGGCCCCAGAGTATCAAAATGGAATGGAATGTGCTACTGTACCTAGTTTGATAGATGATCCTTCGCTTGTTCATGTAGCTATGACACTCGATCCACATTACTTGAGAGGCACCATGGCTGCAATCCATTCAGTTCTCAAGCATGCTTCTTGCCCAGAaaacattttctttcattttattgcCTCAGATTCAGGGCTGATTAGTCCAAGCAAACTCACCAAGATTGTAGAGTCCGCATTCCCATCTTTGAAGTTTAAGGTCTACATCTTCAAGAAGAATCTGGTCGATAATTTAATCTCAACCTCCATTCGTCAAGCTCTCGACAACCCATTGAACTATGCAAGAAGTTACTTGGCTGATATGCTCGAGCCCTGCATTAAACGAGTGATTTATTTGGATTCAGATGTAATAGTTGTTGATGATATAAAAAATCTATGGAGGATTCCTCTTACTGGTTCAAGAACTATTGGAGCACCAGAGTACTGTCACGCAAAATTCACCAACTACTTCAACAGCGAGTTTTGGTCAGATCCTGAGCTTTCCAGGGTTTTTGAAGGGAAGATGGCTTGCTATTTTAATACTGGTGTGATGGTGATAGACTTGGAGAGGTGGAGAGAAGGTGGTTATACTAGGGAAATTGAGAAATGGATGAGAATCCAGAAAGAGAGAAGGATTTATGAGTTGGGTTCTCTTCCACCGTTTTTATTAGTGTTTGCTGGGGATGTTGAAGCAATTGATCATAGATGGAATCAGCATGGGCTTGGTGGGGATAATGTGGTTAGAAGTTGCAGGCCTTTGCATCCAGGACCTGTGAGTTTGTTGCATTGGAGTGGTAAAGGAAAGCCATGGAGGAGGCTCGATGAAATGAAGCCTTGCCCAATTGATTCTTTATGGGCACCTTATGACCTCCATAAAAACAAGAACCATCAACATATCCACCATATGAAGAGAAGGCAAAGATGATCAAGTTTTGTGTAGTATAAGAAGgtgattcttttatttatttaaaggtgattcttttatttatttaaacttGTTCTCAGTTAATATTTTAAGACGAGAGGACAGCTTTTGTAAAGAGAAGGAGAAATTCCAGATACAGAaatcaattgaatcaaaattCTTTGCAGTTTTGAGGTTGTTATTCACAAAGATTTTTGTCATATGGAAAGGAATACATTTCTTTAATACTTTTAGAGTTGGGAAGTAATCTCAAATTCATTCATGCGTTTTACTTGTCCTATCAATTGAGATTGCCAATTTGTTTGCTCTCTCGTGTAATTTAAACGACGATAGTTTCTTTCAGAGTTTCAATGTTGTGCCTGGCTCCTGAAAAGCCTTGATCTTCTGGACATGAATGAGATGATTCTTTGCAGAACCTTACCCTTTTACTACAGAAATTACAAAGGGACACTTGGGAAATAACCTCCACTTGAATGTGCCACTGAATTTTGGCAAAGTATTCCGTCAAGCTCTCTTGGGAATCTGTAACTAAAGCAGCTTCAATTGGGGACCATGAGGTAATAAACCATGCCCTCACAGACACAAAATTCATCAACAATGACCAGCGAAGAACTTTTCAAGCCAGATTATTCATTTTATTCTTGTAATGCATATGGTTCTTGTATTGCAAAAGATTTTGGGGGTATATAGGAGACCATTCACACTAGTTTGATGACAAAATGGGAATTCTATTCACACAAATTTAAGCACCGTGGCCAAGATTATGCGATTGATGAATTTTGCTGGAGACTTCCTAATTATGCAAAAGGAAGAATCACCCTGGTCCTTAGACCAAGGATTTCTGGGATGTAAGCAAACAAACATTTCAAAAGATGTTCTTTTGTACACACAAACAAGCCACCACAGAGTTCCAAGCAAAGAATTATATACTCCCACCATCTCACAAAGAAAGACTTATTTTCCTTTTTCATCTATCCCAAACTATAGATCACTTTCCTTTTTAAAATAGTAGTTTATTTATTAGCTTATTAATATGCCCTTATTTAATATgcattgaaaaaataaaattcattaactccaagaataatttaataacataagttatttaatttttatgagagTAATATGAGTGAAAGGTATATTAGAAAAatagtaaataaaattattactttAACTATACTACATTTTTTTAAACTTTGTGAAAATAGAAGTAAGCTTATCTTTGTAAGACGAAGGGTATAGTATCTAACTACATAATTAAGAAAGATTCGGCAAATACAGTAAAAATTAAGGGTTACTAATTACTAGCCTATAGTTTGA
The Hevea brasiliensis isolate MT/VB/25A 57/8 chromosome 18, ASM3005281v1, whole genome shotgun sequence genome window above contains:
- the LOC110664236 gene encoding probable galacturonosyltransferase-like 10; its protein translation is MFSRTIFYVFFFFFLIFPSDAIRSFHSKSTSDFNERKIDQFDFSLQFLEAPEYQNGMECATVPSLIDDPSLVHVAMTLDPHYLRGTMAAIHSVLKHASCPENIFFHFIASDSGLISPSKLTKIVESAFPSLKFKVYIFKKNLVDNLISTSIRQALDNPLNYARSYLADMLEPCIKRVIYLDSDVIVVDDIKNLWRIPLTGSRTIGAPEYCHAKFTNYFNSEFWSDPELSRVFEGKMACYFNTGVMVIDLERWREGGYTREIEKWMRIQKERRIYELGSLPPFLLVFAGDVEAIDHRWNQHGLGGDNVVRSCRPLHPGPVSLLHWSGKGKPWRRLDEMKPCPIDSLWAPYDLHKNKNHQHIHHMKRRQR